The DNA sequence CTTTGGTAAAGATTCTTCTTTGTTAACTGAATTATTCAAAAGTTACCAACCTTAGCATATTGTTTAATAAGAGCATCTTCACGGAGTTGCCTAGCTGATTTTGAAGTTACTTCCATCATTGGGTTAGCACGATAGTTGTATTGGTCATAGACACCTAATTTATTAGCGATAACCTTCCTGAAGAATTGAGAAATTTCTTGACTCAGCACAGCGAGTTGCCCTTTAGTTTTAACACCAGAATATTCATCAGCAACAAAAAGATATTCATTATGGCCTGATATATTTTTTATATCAGTTGCATAACATTGTTGCCATTCCAATTGGAATTCTTCACCATAGTTGACAGATTCATTCTCTAGAGAAAAGGAAAGGGGGACAATATGCAAATGTGCATGAGCTGTTCCACAGCTCGTTTTTGACTTACTGGATTGAGAGCCATGCTCAAATATCCGAACCTCGCCATATCGTTTTGATACAATCTCAATTGCTTGCCCAGTAAACAACCATAAAGGAGAGTAGCAATAATCTCTGGAAAGATTCAAAGTATGCTCTACAGGACAAATCAAAGACCAGCCTGGAACAAAACCACCAATCGATGTCATGGCTACATACTGTCCATTTTCTAGCCAAGGCGTGTCAATTTCTCTTCTATTATCTTTACCTCTCAGGTAACTGCAAAATCGGCATTCCGATCTTATTGCTACGATACTATTATTATCAACTTGCATATGCACCTCTCAGAATTAACAACTTTTAAAAAACAATAACCTCGCTCTACTTGCAATACATTATGCTACCCTTGACTGAGTGTCGAGTTTGGGGTTGAAAGTTCACGGTATTGTCGAAGAAACTCATCTTTTCTTATCCGGAAGGGGTTATCAACATCAGGAACTTGTAGACTATTACTATAGATCATGATCTCACTGCCATGATAACGCCTAGCTGCTGTATAATTTAGCGGATAGGTAGCTTGACGATTATTTGGGTAAAGTTGGCTGATCTCAACTGTGTCATCATATGAGACAATCCAATGTGTTTGTAACTCTCTCAGCACAGTGTTCGCAATAAGAGCGTGGTCATCAGACTCTAGGGCATTGTGATAAAGCTTTTGTCCTTTATGGAAGTACGGGGGATCAAGGTAAAGCAAAGTATTTGAATTGAATTGTTGTTGATACCGACGGATAAAATCTCTTGCATCCAAGTTGGCAAGGATGATGCGGCCTTTATGATGAGAAACTGATTGAATATTCTCAATCAGTTTGTGTTTTGGATAGCGAGCATCAATCTTCCAATTTCCTGTTTGCTTTAGCCCACCGATGACCCCACCTTTAAGAATACCAGAGCGATTAGTCCGATTTAAAAAGAACGTTGCAAACCCTAGCTCTAAAGAATTGTTGCTATCTCTTCGGTTAAAAATCTCTCGTTGCTTGTACCAATTATCTATAGTAACTGGCGTTTTATGAATAATTTCACACAACTCCTCTGGGTAATTCAGAACAGCGAACCAAAATGCATGTACGGCTGGATCAAGGTCGTTGATCATGATTCTGGAAACCTTATTTTCGAGCAAAAGGAGCAAGGCAACTCCCGCTCCTCCAGCAAATGGCTCAACATAGACCCCCCCCTCAAGCCCATTGAGCTTGAGCGTTAGCTTGATGAAGTTAGCCAAGCGACTTTTTCCACCAGGGTAGCGTAAGGGACTAAATGAATATGCCATAAAATTTCCATCGGACTAATCAAATCAAGGCTAGCAGGAAATATCCAAAATGGATAGAGAACATAGGGCAATCAATCATCAAGCAAAGCACTCTAGCTCGCGGATCGGCGGAATCACATGCACATGCAGGTGAAACACCGTCTGCCCGGCAGCTTCCCCGACATTGACGCCGATGTTGTAGCCATCCGGCTGGTATTGCGCATCCAGTTGGCTACGGGTGGTGTGCAACAGTTCGTGCAGGGCGCTGAATTCCTCCGCCGTCAGTTCAAACAGCGAGGCGACATGACGGCGTGGAATGATGAGGGAATGCCCCGGTGAAACCGGAAAGCGGTCGTGGATGACGATGTGGCTGGCGTTTCCGGCCACAATGTCGGTTTCGGGAATCGGGCAGAACGGGCACATACTTTTGCCATCACGCTCTGCCTT is a window from the bacterium genome containing:
- a CDS encoding DNA adenine methylase; its protein translation is MAYSFSPLRYPGGKSRLANFIKLTLKLNGLEGGVYVEPFAGGAGVALLLLLENKVSRIMINDLDPAVHAFWFAVLNYPEELCEIIHKTPVTIDNWYKQREIFNRRDSNNSLELGFATFFLNRTNRSGILKGGVIGGLKQTGNWKIDARYPKHKLIENIQSVSHHKGRIILANLDARDFIRRYQQQFNSNTLLYLDPPYFHKGQKLYHNALESDDHALIANTVLRELQTHWIVSYDDTVEISQLYPNNRQATYPLNYTAARRYHGSEIMIYSNSLQVPDVDNPFRIRKDEFLRQYRELSTPNSTLSQG
- a CDS encoding HIT family protein encodes the protein MCPFCPIPETDIVAGNASHIVIHDRFPVSPGHSLIIPRRHVASLFELTAEEFSALHELLHTTRSQLDAQYQPDGYNIGVNVGEAAGQTVFHLHVHVIPPIRELECFA